TTTAGAACCTTTTTCCAGAGCCACACCTTGAGAGGGCCAACGATTCCCATAGAGAAACGCGTTTTGATATCCCGCGGCTCTCAAAAGGAAAACCATTCTCGAAGCGAACATTCCCATCCCTTCGTCAAAGACGATGACACGGGTCGCTCCTTCTTTCTGTATGAGTTTCAAAATTTCTTCTATGGGACCGGTCATCTTCTTTTGCGATTCCGGATCCGACGCAAACGCCTTCTTAATAAAAGGAAAGCTATACGCACCTCTCAGAGTAGATTCTTGATAACCCGCCGACGAGCGACAATCGATCAAAAAGTCTTTATCGTTGAGATCTGTTTTAATAAAATTCCAGCTGGACAAGCTAACCTACCCTATCTATCGAAATGAGTCTTATTCTTTGGATTTAACCATTATTTTTAGCCTGAGATTTCCGATGTACTTTTTTTTAAAAAAGATCAGAATTTTGGGACATAAGAGTAAAATAAAAATCGACCTCGTCTTTGCTTCCTTGGAAACAACAAAGGGGAAGAATCTAAGAATTCTTTTCTAAAAAAAGAATCGGAAAGCGATTCGACGTTCTCTTTGTCCAAGAGGATTTAACATCCGGGGGTGCAAAGACCGATATTCTTAACAATGATAAGAGAATTCAGGAAAGACTGTACTCAGAGATCGTTTTTTTCGAAAATGTTTCGGAAGAAATGCGTCCTCCTCGTCTGGATTCTCTTCTTTCTCGTTCTGAGCTCGGGAAGAATTCCCGCCGAGCCGGATCCGACACGATCCGCACAGGAGGAATTCAAACTCTTTCTCAAAGAATTTCAGAAAAGCCCTTCGGAGTTTTTAGCTATATCTTTTCGAAGAAAACACAATTCAGTTCCCGTAAGTCCTTGTGTCTTTGAAGAATCCAGTCGTTTTGAAAAAGTCATCTATCTTACTTACAGTTGCAAAGAAGAAAAATTTCCGGGTTTTATCTATCTCGGTTCCCAGTGGACTTCTTGGAAAAACAATCCCGAAAGAATTTCTCTGGGTGAAGTTTTAAAAATCGGTAAGAAGGTCTATCTCGAAGTAAAACCTTCCTATGACCTGGGAGTGGAAGAACATTCTTCTTGGGATCCGAAAAAGAAACCCAACAAAGAAACTCATTCTGAAAAAAGCCGTCCTCCAAAAGACTATAAGGACAACTTCGGGCTTCAGTATTTTCTAAGCATCGCCAAACATCCGGCGAAACGAAGCCTGGATTCCGGCAAAGAAATCTTCTTTGATTCTTCCTGTCCTCTGATCTTTTTAAAAAAGGATTCCGACTTTTACTGGGATAAGGCGACGTATTATTCGTTTCAGGCGAGTTGTATTCCTTCTTCTCCGTATTCTTACATTCGTATCAAATCGGATTTTTTAGGAAAGATTCGTTTGGACGACAAGGATACGGATCAGATTCAGGAAGGCGCGAAATATCTCGGAAAATTGAAAATACATTCCATCGAACCGGACAAAATCGTCTGGCAAGAAGCGGAAATCTACAATGAATAAAATTACATTTCAGAATATTCTACTTTTATTAAGTATCCTTTCGGGTTCCTCCGTCTCGGCTCAAAACGGAAACTCCGCGGATCTCAAGGCTCTCCTCGACAGCGTCGTGATCATACGTAGCGACACTTTTTCCGAAAAGGAAGAACCGTCCGGTTATTCCGAAAAGTCCATCAATCGAGACGCTGGAACCGGTATGGTAATCGCGGGGAATCGGATTCTTACAAACGCTCACGTGGTTTCCAACTCGAGCTATCTCAAGATAAAACATTTTAATTCCAGCAAGTTTTACAAGGCCAGCGTTCAATATCTCGGCTTCGACTGCGACCTCGCGATCTTAAAAGTCGAGGAGGAAGAATTTTTTAACGGAATCGAACCCTTGGAAATCGCAGATTCCTCCCCCGCTCTCGGTAGTAATCTTCTGATCCTCGGTTATCCCGGAGGCGACGATAATATTACATTAGAAAACGGGAATGTTTCCAGAATCGAAAGGGTGCGTTATTCTTTTACAGGTTTGGATTATAGAAAGGCGATTCGAGTAAACGCAAACATAGTTCCCGGTTATTCCGGAGGGCCCGCGATCCAAAACGGGAAAGTTTCCGGTGTGACGTTTCAAATCAGTCAGTCTCAAGGGAACGTTGCGTATTTGATTCCTCCGGAAATCATAAATCATTTTTTAAAAGACGTGGAAGACGAGACCTATCACGGATTTCCTTTTCCGGGTTTTAGTTTTCAAAACGGTTATTCCTCTTCTCTAAAAAACTATCTCAAGATTCCGGAGGGTTTGAACGGAATTCTCATCAATACAGTGTATCCGGATTCTTCTTTTTCGGATCTTTTAAAACCGGAAGACTTCGTCTATAAAATCGACGAAGCGTATCTAAACGACGAAGGCGGAGTTTTGGATCCGAGCGGAATTTTTATCGGAGAGATGATCGAGAACAAGTTTATCGGAGATCCGGTAAAAGTATTCTTTTATCGAAACGGAAAAAACTATAAAGTGGAAGGCACTCTCAAACAAGTCCCTTCTCTGAATCTTTACAGACAACAAGGAAGTGTTACAAGTTTTCTTTCCGCCGGTTTTTTGTTTCAACCCGTGAACCGCGCCTTGGCGGGTGGAGATTCGAGACGTCTGGAGAGTTCTCTTCGTTATCACTACAGTTATTATATCCAAGACGAGCTCTATCGATTTACGGATCGGGATATCATTCTTTCCGGGGTTTATCCGGATCCGCTGAACTCGAAATACGCGGGTTATCGTTATAAAATTTTAGAGTCGATCAACGATCGAACTCCTTCGAGTTTGGAAGATTTTAAATCTCTCTGGAAAAAATTCTACGGAGGAACGATCAGTCTGAAGTTTCGAGGGATCAACCTTCCCATCGTTCTCGATCAGGAAACCGTGGATAAGATCAATGTTCGCATTAAAAAACGCTTCGACGCGGAGGCGGACGAATGATGGTATCGAAGTCTTTATTCTTATTTTTACGCGGAGGAATTTTACTCCTACTTTTTTTATCCCCATTCTTCGGAGGACCGTTACGCTCCGAAACGATCCTAGTTCACTTCCGTAAGTTTTCACACCAGAATCCGTGGCAGAAGGGAACTCACTATGAGAAAAAAGTTCCTGCGATCATAGCAAATTCGGATTTTATTCTCGCGCTACTTCCTCCGGGAGAACTTCCTCTTTTTTCGGAGATGAATCCGGAGACGGCTCCGGGAACTCGTTTGTATATTTTCAAACACGATCCTGAAACCGGACTCGCCCTTTTTTCTCACAGAGGAAAGTTTTCAGGAAAACGGAGGGTTCATCCTAATTTTGCCGGCGCGCACCAAGCCGGCTGTTCTCATTTTTTTCCAAAGTTAGAATGGGCCAATCCTGACTTTTCCAATTCGATCCTTCGTATGAGCAAACACCAAAGGGAAGAATCGAGTGAAAGAAAGTTCTTATATTCAAAAAATATAATCTGTGGATATTCCGACGGTAGATGGAACGTGCCCGCGGAATATCTTAGTTATTTTCTCCACAGCCCTTCGAGTAATCCGATCACTCATCCGGGTTTTTATTTCGACGACGCTCTTACGGTTCCGGAAAAGAATTTCTATTTTCCGGATTCTTCTTACGGGATCGTCGTTTCGGAAGTGCTTCCAGGAATCGGGCCGGTTCATAATTTATTTCCGGGCGACGCGATCTATAGCATCAACGGTCAGGGATTTTCCTCACCTCCGAGTCGTCAGGAAATCTATTCGAGAATTCTTTCCCACAATCATCACCATTCTCCTCCCGGAACTCAAGTCACCTTAGGAGTTTTTCGCGCGGGAAAAAGAAGAGAAATCTCCTACGGTTTAAAACCGTATTCCGAAGAATTCTTTTTTATTCCTTCCAAGTCGGGGACCAAACCTCCTTCGTATCTTATTTCCGGCGGTCTATTTTTCACCGAACTTACCGGTGCGTATTTGAAAGAATCCGGTGATAAATACAGAGAAAACTCGGATAAAAAACTTCTTTATCTCTACGAATCCTACAATAAAAAATCGCATCCCGAAAAGAACCGTCTCGTCTTTATCAGCAGAGTGTTTCCGGACGCGGAAAATCAGGGATTTCACGATTTTCAAGATCAGATCTTAGAGTCCGTAAACGACAAACGTGTGCGTTCTCTTACGGATTTAAAGGAAATCTTAAATGAGAGTAAAGACGAATATGTTGTCTTCCGTTTTTCGGGAAATCGGATCGCGACGTTCCAAAAAGAACAATTGCGAACCCTAAATCAGAAAATTATTTCAAACTATAATCTGGACAAACTCAATAATTTGGACTGATAATCTCTTGACGGATCTATTCCGAAAATGTAATTTTTGATTCCGGAATAATCCCATGCGAATCCTATTCTTAGATGATGAAGAAGTAATCCGAGATCTATTTCGAGAAATATTCGGTTCCTTGCATGATCTGACTTTGGCGGGAACCGCCGAAGAAGCCCTCGAAATCTGCAAAAATCACGCTTTTGATCTGATTGTTACCGACGTACGCCTTCCTAAGATGAGCGGAATCGACTTCATTTCCAGACTGAGAGACATGGGAGTGGACACTCCTTTTATCGTTATCACAGGAAACCAAGACATCGACGTTTCCATTCGCGCGCTTCGTCTCGGAGCCGTTGACTTTTTTATCAAACCGTTTCGAATGGACGCGATCCGTCATTCTCTTCAGAAGTTTGAAAATCTTTTTATCTCCAGCCAGGAGTTGATCAGTAAGAATCACTTTCAGCTTACGGAATCCAGACAACAATTTGCAATCAAACCCAGTCTCAAAAATCTGAATCAATACGTGAATCTCGTAATGCGTTCCATTTCCTTGATCCCCGGAATTCATACGGACGATATTTTAGGGATCAAACTCGCGTTGTATGAACTCCTCGGCAACTCGATCGAACACGGGTCCGCGGGAATCAACTACGAGAAAAAATCCAAACTCCTCTCGTCCGATATAAACTACTTCGATCACGTGGATAAGATCTGCGACGCCCTAAACGAAGTCGTGCAGTTGGAAATCAGTTTTGAAAATCAGAAAATTTACGTTTCTCTCAAGGACCACGGCGCCGGCTTTGATCCTTCTAAGGTTCCGGATCCTGTCACCGATCCGAACGCGAGTCACCTTTCCGGAAGAGGAATTTTTTTGGTAAGAATGAACGTGGACGAATTGATCTATAACGAAATCGGAAACGAAGTTCGTTTTAGCAAAACCTTAAAAAAAGCGATCGAAGCCAAATCAAAAGTAAACACCGGCTGAAAGATAGATCCGAGAATATTCCTTTTTGTCGGCTTTTTTTGCCCATTCGTCGAATAAAATCTTTTCCTGTCTTTGAGGATCCACAACCGCATAAGATAAGCTTATTAGAATATAAGAATGTTCTGATTGAAATCCGGCGGTCCCAATGCCTTCCCATCCCCTTCCCAAAGGAGAAGAGGAAGTGAGGATCATCGCCTGAGCGGTCCATCGTTTTTCCCAGGTTTTACGGGCGCCCGCTTGAAAGAGTTGAATCCCTTTGTTTTCGTAGTTCGGTCGGGAAGTAGTTCCGTCCTCGTGGAACACGGTTCCTTCTTGGAGCAAAAGACTCTCCATCAAAAGAAAGGAAGTTTTCCCTCCGTATCCTCTCGGGTCGGTTCGAATTCCGGAATATCCGTTCGAGTCAGAATCCGTTCTCAGATTTGGATCCTTCGAGGTATAAAGGCCTCCAAGGAAATACGTCGCTTCCGGTCTTTCCCAGTTTAGCTTCGATCCGAGTAGAGTTCCAAAAGTCGACAGAGAAGTCCGGTAACTCTGAAACGCGTTGATTCCGTATTCTCGGGAACCGCTCACTGCAATTCCGTCCAGGTCCAGACTCAATCCGAAAACTTTCGCCGAGGAAAACTCAAATCCATAGTATTGATAACGACCGCCGGGACGAAACGGACTTTCTTTCAGAAACAAGTCCCCCTTGACGGAATCTTGTCTCGACTCTTGATACAAATAGTAGAATATTCTAAAATTCTCAAGTCCGTATTTTTCGCTGATGGAAAGGCTTCCTCCGGAGATCCTTCGCGCCGATTCGTCGGCATTTCTTTCGGAATACAAAATCGAATTCTGCATCTGGGCTCCGATCGCGGAAAAGGAAAGTCCCATCGGTTTCCACTGCGCTATAAATTCTCCGTAGTTTAAAAATCCTACGAAAAGAAATCCGTTTCGATCCAGTCTCTGATATCCCCTTCCCGCTTCCATTCCGAGTTTCCAGAAAGGAGTTTCCCATCCGCTCAGATACAAAAGTTCTCCGTCGGCGCCTCTCGTCGTCGTTTTTGTTCCGATGATGGATTCCTCGTATTGCAAAAAGGGCGAAATTAGAATCTGTTGATAGAATCGTTCTCCCTTTTGAGACCAACCAAACTCCGGACTTGCAATTCCCCTGGAGAAACTTCGATCGGCCTGTTCCTCTCTCTTTCCTCCGTTCTGAGTCAATCCCCTGTAGAGCAAGGTAGCGTTTACATAAAAAGAAGAAGAATCGGAAGTTTCTTTTTTGGGAAACGTAAATCTTCCCTTTCCTTTGAGATCTCTTTTTCCTTCCTCTAAGAGTAAAAGATCATCCAGCCGGTATTCCGGAAAGGATTCCGCAATCGCGGTTGCGATCGGTGAAACGATACAAAATAGAAAGATGAGTTTTTGTAAAAATCGTTTTCCGTTTTTTTTTCGCGGTAGGGATCGAGGCGGGATCAATAAATTGATTTTTAGATTCAGATTCTCTAAATTAGGAATTTTGAATTTATTGATCGGAGCTGAGAGCCCGGTCCGCGAAGCGGAACCGCCCCGAACCTGAACTTCTCTAAAGGTCCGTTTTTCATCTTCGGAAGAATGCAAGGAAGTATCCGGTCAATATGAGCCAGGATACGATCTGACCCAAAAAATAAGAAGAAGCCGCGCCCGTCGGTCCGTATTCCGGAATCAATAGATTGGCAAGAACAAGTCCGCAGACCAATCGTAATAACGCCAAAAACGCGAGCATCCTGGGTTGTCCAAGCGCGAATAACGCAATTCCCAAGGGGGAGAATACGAGCTGCAACATATAATTCGGATACAATATCTGGAAAACTCCGATCGAATCCGCATACTTTCCCCGAAACAATAGATTTAAGATCCATTCCGCGAGAAAAAATCCGGGCGATAATAAAACCGCCATTCCAACCGCGAGGAGCATCGACTTCCAGAGAAACTTTGGAAATTCTTCCGAATCTACGAGACGTGATAGTTTTGGATAGATGAGAGAATTGATCACCGAAAATAAGATCACGAATCCGCTGAACAGCTGTAAGGCGGTTCCATACACGGCCGCCGATTCCTGGGAATGATACCACTTTAAAAAGAAAATTTCCATCCGATCCGAGATCATCGCAAAGATGGACGCCAAAAAAGCGTATCCGTTAAACGAAGTCAGCGTGGACGTCATCTCTTTGACCTGATCTTTCGCTCCGCTCCAGTAGAGTTGATTTCTCGGAAACACAAAGAAGAACAATACCAATACAAAAAGCGGAGACGCGGTAAAGATCGCGAGTATGTCCAGATGTCCGAGCGCCCTTTGTGAGAGATGATCCGCCGCATACAAGACAAGGAGTCGAATTAGATTCGGAAGAGGATTCCAAAATGAAAGAGAGATATAATTTCCAAAACAGATAAAGATACTTTCAAAAAAGGAATTGAACGAGAGAACAAAACTTCCTAAGACCAAAAGTGCGACCACGATCGAACTTTCTCTCAAAAGTACAGCTCCGATCAGACTGATAAGCGCAAGCGCGCCCAAGGCCCCCAGCTTGATCCACATCGATGAGGACAAAAGAACTCCGATCTTTTGTTTGTCTCCGGTTACGGGCGCGAGAAATTTTACGAGAGCGGCGGGAAGTCCGAATTCTGCGATCGCGAGAAGCACGGGCAAAAAGCCGGCGTAGTATTGAAAGAGTCCGTTCTCGCTTTTTGTGAGTATGTTTACGGAGTAGACCATAAACACGAGATTGAGTAAGGAAGAGATCGCTTTAGAGATGCTCACAAACAGGGAAGATTTGAACATTCCGGATCTCCGGAATTGAACCAAGAGGTTCGAAACTTTTTTCAACTTCCCCGAAAGTTTTAACATTCTATTTTTTGAAATCTGTTTTCTCTCTCCAAAGCGACAGTAGATATACGGAGAAAAAACCGATGTAACTGCTAACGATCCCGTACCTAAGGTATCTTGCAACCGGATTTTCTGGTAAGAGTTTTTGCACGAGATAACCCGGTAAAAAGTAAAAGAGCAAAACTCCCACGATCAAGATTCCCGCTCTTTTTAAGCTTTCATCCAGAGTCTTCATCGGCTTCCAATCCAAGGAATGATATTTTGAAATGAGAATTCCGATCGCAAAACCGGCGAGCGCTCCACAAGCCGATATCACCTGCTCATAGGATTTTGCTTTTTCGATTCCGATCCTATCCGAATGCAAAAGAACCGAGGGAAGAGTTACTACGACGATGATCAAAGAAAAAGTTTTTGTGTTGGAAAGATTCTGTCCCGGAAAAGGATGCGAAGCTTCGATCTCGGGAACGTATCGAAACAAAAGTTGAATCGATAAAAGTCCGAGAAGTCCCAGCACAAATCCTCCCAATACGTCTCCCGGGAAATGAACTCCCGCATACATTCTGGAAAAAGGCATCAGAAGAATGATGATTCCCGCGAGCCATCGAAGCGGTCTCGATTTTGCATTTAGAAAAACGAGTCCCCATATTACGACCGAAGACTGCACATGACCCGATGGAAATCCGTATGCAAATTCCGTTAAACTTCCGGGACCGTTCCAAGCAAGCAACGGCCTCGGACTTTCAAAAAAAGCTTTCGCCAATCCATTCACGATGCCGGATGTTAAGAGTCCAACTCCGAGTCGTATCCCGAGTTTACGATCCCAAAAAATATAAACGCTGGAAAGAAGAATCATAAAGAAAAGATTCCCGCCCAGATGATGAAACAATAGACTCGTCCAACCCAAGACCGGATCCAGAGAGGTTCCACGCAACGTTTCTAAAAAGCCATTCCCAAACCAAAAGGAGTCTTGAAACCAACTCATATTTTCACCCTTTCTCCTAACTTACTTATTATAAAGAACAAGTCTCCGTAAAAAATCCAACTTGATGGATTCGATTCCATTCGGTACAATGAATTCTAAATCCTATAATTATTGAACACTTGTTCGAAAAGCAGACTTTGCATGGAAACCCAAACAGAATCCGACCTTCTTGAAAGCCTCTTTCTCATTCCCAGAGAATCCGTAAAACAATTCCTAAAAACATTGCTTCACCTCGTATATTCCGTGGAAGTTACGGGCCTTGAAAATATTCCGGAGACCGGCGGAGCCGTTCTCATTTCGAATCACACGGACAACCTGGATGTAATCGTACAAGGGACGTCGGTTTTAAGAAAAGTGATTTATCTTGGAAAATACGAATTGTTTCATCCCCAGGAAACCGTCCTCGAACTTCTAAACGATCCCAATTCTCCCTTGAACACTTTCCCTTTAAGTCTGATGAAACAAACCCTCGTGGTTGCACTCAACGCGCTCGGAGATATGCAGGGAAAACAACTGATGCACTGGGGAGGTCATCCGATCCTAAGAGCGCATAACGTGAAAGACGCGAAGTCCGCCGCGCTGTATTATGAAGAGTTGGAAAACTATATGGTGGAGCTCATCCAAAAAGGAGAACTCATTTCGGTCTATCCTCAGGGAACGAGAGTTGAAAACGTGGAGCCGGGATCCTTCAAAGCCTTGTCCGCAAAACTCGCGATCCGCGCGGGTGTTCCGATCATCCCGAGCGGGATCAAAGGCGCCTGGAGAATGATGAAACCGGAAGCCTTTCTCACCGGAAAAGCCTTCGGCTCCAAGATCACTTACAATATCGGAAAGCCCATCTTTCCGGATCAGTTTCCAAAAGAACCTCTCAAAAAAGCGGCGAAGATGGTTACAGAAGAATTGGAGAACCGCGTGAGAAAACTCATCGATTCTCCCGAAAGCTAAATTCAATTTTTTGAATCTATTATAGAAGAATCAATATGGAAACACAAATCTACACTCCCAAATACAAGGTTCGCTTTATCACGGCGGCCTCCCTCTTCGACGGACACGACGCGTCGATCAATATCATGCGGAGAATTCTTCAGGCCTCCGGAGTGGAAGTCATCCACCTCGGGCACAACCGTTCCGTAAAAGAAATCGTGGAGTGTGCGATCCAGGAAGACGCGCAGGGAATCGCAATCACGAGTTATCAAGGCGGTCACGTAGAATATTTCAAATATATGATAGACCTTTTGAAAGAAAAAGGCGCGGGTCATATCAAGGTATTCGGAGGAGGAGGAGGAACCATTCTTCCATCCGAGATCAAAGAACTCGAAGCCTATGGAGTCACGAGAATTTATTCTCCGGACGACGGAAGAGAACTCGGATTGCAAGGAATGATCAACGACCTCATCTCCAAGTCCGACTTCATTCCTCCCCTCACCTTCAACGGAACCCTACACGCATCTCTCAAAGAAAAAAATCCATTAGCAATCGCGCAAACGATCACCTTGGTCGAGAACACTTTTGAAAGAGAAGGATTGGAAAAGTCGGCTCTCACCGAAAAACTTCAGTTTCCTCCTACCTCAAAAAAAGTTCCGATCCTGGGAATCACCGGAACCGGCGGTGCGGGAAAGTCCTCTCTTACGGACGAACTGGTTCGAAGATTCTTAATCGACTTTCCGGATAAAACGATCGCGATCCTTTCCGTGGATCCTTCCAAAAGAAAAACCGGAGGGGCACTTCTTGGGGATAGGATTCGAATGAATTCGATTTCTCACGAAAGGGTTTATATGAGATCCTTCGCTACGAGAGAAGCAAACATTGCGCTTAACAAAAACGTTAAACGAAGCATCGAAGTTTTAAAAAGTGCGGGTTTTGATCTGATCATCGTAGAAACCGCGGGGATCGGTCAGAGCGATTCCGAAATCACCGAGGTCGCCGACGTCTCTCTTTACGTGATGACCCCCGAATACGGAGCCGCTACCCAGCTCGAAAAGATCGACATGATCGACTACGCGGACTTAATCGCGATCAACAAGTTCGACAAACGAGGCGCACTCGACGCGATCCGAGACGTAAAAAAACAATACCAAAGATCCAGACAGTTGTTTCAAGAGAACGTGGATACGATGCCCGTCTTTGGAACCATCGCTTCTCAGTTCAACGATCCGGGAACAAACAGCCTTTATAGCAACGTCATTCACGCGGTTTCCGAAAAGTTAGAACTCGGATGGACGAGCACCTACGGAAAAGAAGCGGGAATGAGCGAAAAGATTTTTATCATTCCTCCGGATCGCGTCCGTTATCTCGCGGAAATCAGAGAAGAATGCAATCGTTACGATCAGATGACCGAAAAGGAATCGACTAAAGCGAGAAAACTCTTTCAACTCGCGGGCGCCCAGGAAGTTCTAAAATCCGCAGGTCAGGACACAAAAATTATAGAATTAGAATATTCTAAAATTGAAAGTTCTCTGAGCGCGGAGGCAAAACAGATTCTCGCGACATGGGAATCCAAACTGAAAAACTATCAGGGAGAAAGTTTTACTTATAAGGTCCGAGACAAAGAGATCAAGGTCGCAAACAAAACGGAATCTCTGAGTCATTTAAAAATTCCAAAGGTGGCGACTCCTAAGTTCAAAGACTGGGGAGAAATTGTTCGTTGGTCGTTTCAAGAAAACTTCCCCGGAGAATTTCCTTACACGGCCGGGGTCTTTCCTTTTAAAAGAACCGGAGAGGATCCGACTCGTATGTTTGCGGGAG
This is a stretch of genomic DNA from Leptospira tipperaryensis. It encodes these proteins:
- a CDS encoding methylmalonyl-CoA mutase family protein, which encodes METQIYTPKYKVRFITAASLFDGHDASINIMRRILQASGVEVIHLGHNRSVKEIVECAIQEDAQGIAITSYQGGHVEYFKYMIDLLKEKGAGHIKVFGGGGGTILPSEIKELEAYGVTRIYSPDDGRELGLQGMINDLISKSDFIPPLTFNGTLHASLKEKNPLAIAQTITLVENTFEREGLEKSALTEKLQFPPTSKKVPILGITGTGGAGKSSLTDELVRRFLIDFPDKTIAILSVDPSKRKTGGALLGDRIRMNSISHERVYMRSFATREANIALNKNVKRSIEVLKSAGFDLIIVETAGIGQSDSEITEVADVSLYVMTPEYGAATQLEKIDMIDYADLIAINKFDKRGALDAIRDVKKQYQRSRQLFQENVDTMPVFGTIASQFNDPGTNSLYSNVIHAVSEKLELGWTSTYGKEAGMSEKIFIIPPDRVRYLAEIREECNRYDQMTEKESTKARKLFQLAGAQEVLKSAGQDTKIIELEYSKIESSLSAEAKQILATWESKLKNYQGESFTYKVRDKEIKVANKTESLSHLKIPKVATPKFKDWGEIVRWSFQENFPGEFPYTAGVFPFKRTGEDPTRMFAGEGGPERTNARFHYVSLGMPAQRLSTAFDSVTLYGEDPGERPDIYGKIGNSGVSIATLDDAKKLYSGFDLCNPTTSVSMTINGPAPMVLAFFMNTAVDQACEKYIKAQGIETEVRKKIETIYKEKKLPVPKYNAVIPEGNDGLGLMLLGVTGDQVLEKEVYEKIKEETLKVVRGTVQADILKEDQAQNTCIFSTEFALKMMGDIQEFFITKQIRNFYSVSISGYHIAEAGANPITQVAFTLANGLTYVEYFLSRGMKIDDFAPNLSFFFSNGIDPEYAVIGRVARRIWAKAMKYKYGANERSSMLKYHIQTSGRSLHAQEIAFNDIRTTLQALYAIFDNCNSLHTNAYDEAITTPTEESVRRAMAIQLIINRELGLAKNENPGQGAFIIEELTDLVEQAILEEFHRISERGGVLGAMEMMYQRNKIQEESLYYESLKHNGEFPVIGVNTFLSKEGSPTIIPEEVIRSTDAEKQDQIKALREFQDRNKNVSESRLEQLKKASLTNGNIFQELMETSKVASLGQMTHSLYEVGGQYRRSM